The following coding sequences lie in one Pectobacterium sp. A5351 genomic window:
- a CDS encoding aKG-HExxH-type peptide beta-hydroxylase translates to MLSILGKQELVKNVYLLSQPFLGDKSVKNTHELKPFYLKFIQKHQPYQPVNVSENIIVVDDEKINALKNAYQPSKLDDLNQLKMIGDKHSVERYRELSELIINGYNQLSSSNADVKLIFDLVIHTIFFRKSTNEFNTASFGGSSSTAIGSIWISGHGDLTYHDVAEFLLHELTHHLLFIDERCHEQFNYQEIVKPENYSMSALLGKRRPLDKVVHSILVSHEILNARRNYLESDMVTIHPATDILKNNTMNSITETLAMKNLDDLITQRTRGFLLKAQNNLSHEV, encoded by the coding sequence ATGTTAAGTATCCTTGGTAAGCAAGAGTTAGTTAAAAATGTCTATCTTTTATCCCAGCCATTCCTTGGGGATAAATCAGTTAAAAATACTCATGAGCTTAAACCATTCTATTTGAAATTTATTCAGAAGCATCAGCCTTATCAACCTGTTAACGTGAGCGAGAACATCATTGTTGTCGATGATGAAAAAATAAATGCGCTAAAAAATGCCTATCAACCAAGCAAGCTTGATGATCTAAATCAATTAAAAATGATAGGCGATAAGCATAGTGTTGAGAGATACAGAGAACTTTCTGAACTCATTATAAATGGGTACAATCAACTATCCAGTAGCAATGCTGATGTTAAGTTAATCTTTGATCTGGTTATTCACACAATTTTTTTCAGGAAATCTACTAATGAATTTAATACTGCATCATTTGGTGGTTCTTCTTCAACCGCAATAGGCAGTATCTGGATTAGTGGTCATGGTGACTTGACATATCATGATGTCGCAGAATTTTTGTTGCATGAATTGACGCACCATTTGTTATTTATTGATGAGCGGTGCCACGAGCAATTTAATTATCAGGAAATCGTTAAGCCTGAAAATTATTCAATGTCTGCTCTGCTTGGGAAAAGAAGGCCATTGGATAAAGTTGTGCATAGTATTCTTGTCTCTCATGAAATTCTCAATGCGCGCAGGAATTATCTTGAATCAGATATGGTTACAATTCATCCTGCTACTGATATATTAAAAAATAATACAATGAATTCTATTACAGAAACATTAGCAATGAAAAATTTGGATGATCTAATAACCCAAAGAACCAGAGGTTTTTTATTAAAAGCTCAGAACAATCTTAGCCACGAGGTATGA
- a CDS encoding IS4 family transposase, producing MPVRKVCQTFFRHALASTHQYRQHALIDSTAALISGATLSLTCIGRYLPGPARVKDKIKRVDRLLGNTALHHDIPKIFNQITSMMTKNMPWCVIAVDWSGYPSQDFHVLRASLVCDGRAIPLMSQVVPSEKQNNILIQKAFLDALACAIAPQMKVTLITDAGFHNEWFRHIKALGWDFIGRIRGNVKFCLHHGPERWLNVKDCTGTARAEYLGAGTLARSKKAQCNGHFYLYKKAPKGRKSQRRKGKPSHPTTEKEQRASAKEPWLLFTSTDEFKPHEIMKLYSRRMQIEQNFRDEKSERFGFGLRACGSKTGERLWVLSLLATLASIVLWLLGYHFENKGLHLHYQANSLKSRRVISFLTLAENVLRHSPRIIRRVKLESILAQLTSTYRNMVLVY from the coding sequence ATGCCTGTCCGTAAAGTATGCCAGACTTTTTTCCGTCACGCTTTAGCTTCAACACATCAATATCGACAACATGCGCTTATTGATTCCACCGCTGCGTTGATAAGCGGTGCCACGCTTTCACTCACCTGCATCGGGCGTTATTTACCCGGCCCTGCTCGCGTGAAAGATAAAATAAAACGGGTTGACCGCCTTTTGGGAAACACTGCGCTTCATCACGATATCCCGAAAATATTTAATCAGATTACATCCATGATGACCAAAAACATGCCGTGGTGTGTTATTGCCGTCGACTGGAGTGGCTATCCCTCTCAGGATTTTCATGTCCTGCGTGCCAGCCTTGTCTGTGATGGCCGCGCTATCCCCTTGATGAGTCAGGTGGTTCCGTCAGAAAAGCAAAACAATATTTTGATACAGAAAGCCTTTCTTGACGCGCTTGCCTGTGCTATTGCCCCGCAAATGAAAGTCACCCTCATCACCGACGCGGGCTTCCACAATGAATGGTTTCGGCATATCAAAGCACTGGGATGGGACTTTATTGGTCGCATCCGGGGAAACGTAAAATTTTGCCTTCATCATGGCCCGGAACGCTGGCTGAACGTGAAAGACTGTACTGGCACGGCGCGCGCGGAATATCTGGGAGCCGGAACGCTGGCGCGTTCAAAAAAGGCGCAATGCAACGGACATTTTTATCTTTATAAAAAAGCGCCGAAAGGCCGAAAAAGCCAACGTCGCAAAGGGAAACCGAGCCATCCCACAACAGAAAAAGAACAGCGTGCGTCAGCTAAAGAGCCGTGGCTGCTATTTACCAGTACTGATGAATTCAAGCCCCATGAAATTATGAAACTCTACAGCAGGAGAATGCAGATTGAACAAAACTTTCGCGATGAAAAGAGTGAGAGATTTGGCTTTGGCTTACGCGCCTGTGGAAGCAAAACGGGTGAGCGGCTTTGGGTGCTGAGTTTGCTGGCAACACTGGCATCAATTGTTCTCTGGTTATTAGGATATCATTTTGAAAATAAAGGTCTTCATCTTCATTATCAGGCGAACAGCCTTAAAAGTCGAAGAGTGATATCGTTTTTGACACTGGCGGAAAATGTACTGCGGCATTCACCGCGAATAATCAGGCGAGTGAAGCTGGAGAGTATTTTAGCCCAACTCACCAGCACCTACCGAAATATGGTGCTGGTTTATTAG
- a CDS encoding ATP-binding cassette domain-containing protein gives MGIPQPSGALFYTALFFFSIFIAYIFGSLSLFYRVKLSNSLWQNYYLSTLEVISLNHSVSTDENKRMTQLWFSGEALSTFDEVGFEFVEILAIYFNVIFTTIALFIVLGIELAGVIVFCMLFSVILLFLAKGKIDGLAGNMQNDKITTLHFVSKLWDSMFYGDRERLVSAQALARDKASIYFKRKESYKLLEQIISCTPILISIPLLVGFSYYQVSANEVAIGALVAVLPRSLQLFQNIHAASMSTSQILLLMRKITRLYSFSTTLKGYDYLDNIDPAKLSITDLYNGNEIKLQDILGGSFIDRNPNGRVLIMGTNGAGKSSLIKYLKSKYSDALFFGPGIDIDEDTIPGSTGQKQLHQLESLSGVRNRIILLDEWDANLDVVNTNEIDERLNTLSLSNLIIEIRHKIQ, from the coding sequence GTGGGGATCCCTCAGCCCTCAGGGGCCCTTTTTTATACTGCTTTGTTCTTCTTTTCTATTTTTATTGCTTATATTTTTGGTTCGCTATCTTTATTTTATCGTGTTAAATTATCGAATTCATTATGGCAAAATTATTATCTATCAACTTTAGAGGTTATTTCTCTTAATCATTCTGTTTCTACAGATGAAAATAAAAGAATGACACAACTTTGGTTCAGTGGTGAAGCGCTCAGTACTTTTGATGAGGTCGGCTTTGAGTTTGTTGAGATCCTCGCCATATATTTTAACGTCATTTTCACTACTATTGCGCTATTTATCGTTTTGGGCATAGAGTTGGCTGGAGTGATTGTATTCTGCATGCTATTTTCAGTCATACTCTTGTTTCTGGCGAAAGGAAAGATCGACGGGCTGGCTGGAAACATGCAAAATGATAAAATCACGACATTGCATTTTGTGAGTAAGCTATGGGATAGCATGTTCTATGGTGATCGAGAACGTCTGGTTTCAGCACAGGCGTTAGCCCGAGATAAGGCATCTATTTATTTCAAACGGAAAGAATCGTACAAATTACTGGAGCAGATAATCTCCTGTACACCTATTCTTATTTCTATTCCATTACTGGTAGGATTTTCATATTATCAGGTTTCTGCTAATGAGGTCGCTATCGGTGCGTTGGTTGCTGTATTGCCAAGAAGTTTACAGTTGTTCCAGAACATTCATGCTGCAAGTATGAGTACAAGCCAGATTTTATTGTTGATGCGAAAAATTACAAGGTTGTATTCCTTTTCTACAACACTCAAAGGTTATGATTATCTTGATAATATTGATCCTGCAAAATTGTCAATTACCGATCTTTATAATGGCAACGAGATAAAATTACAGGATATCTTAGGTGGCAGTTTCATTGATCGTAATCCTAATGGAAGGGTATTGATCATGGGGACAAATGGCGCAGGTAAATCATCGCTCATAAAATATTTGAAGAGCAAATATTCTGATGCGTTATTTTTTGGGCCTGGCATTGATATAGACGAGGACACAATACCTGGCTCCACAGGACAAAAACAATTGCATCAACTTGAATCATTATCAGGGGTACGGAATCGTATTATCCTTTTAGATGAGTGGGATGCAAATCTAGATGTTGTCAACACAAACGAAATTGATGAACGACTTAATACCTTGTCACTAAGTAACTTAATCATCGAAATACGCCATAAGATACAGTAA
- a CDS encoding transposase, protein MSRQQYTPEFKRRAVALLLESGKSVARMAQELDIKENTLYNWKKRYQDKADTAFSNAPRLSEQELEIRRLKAKIAELEEDKLILKKAAAFFARESR, encoded by the coding sequence ATGTCAAGACAACAATATACCCCGGAGTTCAAGCGCAGAGCCGTTGCATTGCTGCTCGAAAGCGGTAAATCCGTTGCCCGTATGGCGCAGGAGCTTGATATCAAAGAGAACACGCTCTACAACTGGAAAAAACGTTATCAGGATAAGGCGGATACCGCTTTTTCCAATGCGCCCCGGCTATCCGAACAGGAACTGGAAATTCGCCGCCTTAAAGCTAAAATTGCCGAACTGGAAGAGGATAAACTTATCCTGAAAAAAGCGGCGGCGTTCTTTGCGCGGGAAAGCCGCTGA
- a CDS encoding IS3 family transposase — MAIRTGEGWLYLATVIELYSRRIIGLSLSNRLKKQLVIDALEMAIKQRRPTGKVIVHSDRGSQYASHRYREILKNNELVCSMSGKGCCYDNAVMESFYHTLKTELMQGKAFSSREQAMNALFDYIEVFYNRRRKHSTLGYQTPVHYEMAA; from the coding sequence ATGGCTATCCGCACGGGAGAAGGCTGGCTGTATCTGGCGACGGTGATTGAGCTGTATTCCAGACGCATTATCGGCTTGAGTCTGAGTAATCGCTTGAAAAAGCAGTTGGTGATTGACGCGTTAGAGATGGCAATAAAACAGCGCAGACCGACGGGGAAGGTCATCGTGCATTCGGACAGAGGGAGTCAGTACGCCAGCCATCGGTATCGTGAGATATTGAAAAACAATGAGTTAGTCTGCTCAATGAGCGGGAAAGGCTGCTGTTATGATAATGCGGTAATGGAAAGCTTCTACCACACGCTGAAAACGGAACTGATGCAAGGTAAAGCGTTTAGCAGCAGAGAGCAGGCAATGAACGCCCTGTTTGATTATATTGAGGTATTTTACAATCGCCGTCGCAAGCACTCAACGCTGGGTTATCAAACGCCGGTGCATTATGAAATGGCGGCGTAA
- a CDS encoding type II toxin-antitoxin system TacA family antitoxin, which produces MPTEKDVSDKRVTLNLRTEPDEKAVTEEALIDQRIIMTDPDAYQEFLTRLAQPPAPNASLCNTMQTLAPWEQKK; this is translated from the coding sequence ATGCCGACAGAAAAAGACGTTTCTGATAAACGTGTGACGTTAAATTTACGTACCGAGCCCGATGAAAAAGCCGTTACTGAGGAAGCGTTGATCGATCAGCGCATCATCATGACAGATCCCGATGCTTACCAAGAGTTTCTTACACGATTGGCTCAGCCTCCTGCACCAAATGCCTCGCTTTGCAACACTATGCAAACACTTGCACCGTGGGAACAGAAAAAATGA
- a CDS encoding site-specific integrase produces the protein MKKRIKKILLSKALDKYFSTVSRHKRGQLQEFYRINVIKRSRLANRNMDEISSIDIAEYRDNRLSEFNARTQKPISANTVRLELALLSALYNLAKVEWGTCSINPVENVRKPTVSSGRTRRLTTQEERQLTRYFKDKNPELLAIFHIALETGMRQGEILSLRWEYTDLRLGVAHLPLTKNGTSRDVPLSSKARQILCGLGERPHHENGYIFSYTSSGFKSAWRVALKVLAIDDLHFHDLRHEAISRFFELGTLNVMEVAAISGHKSMNMLKRYTHLRATHLVSKLDAHKKQAKKLASIFVPYPADIDVDDTTVTLKFSDLDNLSVTASTHDDALKIASVELLRFQAIAAKNGKRLPPPGAIPVNSIDRVLISPL, from the coding sequence GTGAAGAAACGTATAAAAAAGATACTGTTAAGTAAAGCGTTGGATAAGTATTTTTCCACGGTTTCGCGACATAAACGAGGACAGTTGCAGGAGTTCTATCGAATCAATGTTATCAAGCGTTCGCGTTTGGCTAATAGAAATATGGATGAAATTTCATCCATAGACATTGCAGAATATAGAGATAATAGATTATCGGAATTTAACGCCAGAACGCAAAAGCCGATAAGTGCGAATACTGTGCGACTGGAATTAGCATTGTTATCGGCGCTTTATAATCTGGCAAAAGTTGAGTGGGGCACATGCTCTATAAACCCTGTTGAAAATGTTCGCAAGCCTACCGTATCGTCAGGCCGTACTCGAAGGTTAACGACTCAGGAAGAACGACAGCTAACCAGATACTTCAAAGATAAAAATCCTGAATTATTGGCTATTTTTCACATCGCATTGGAAACGGGAATGCGGCAAGGCGAAATTTTGTCGTTGAGATGGGAATATACCGATCTTCGCCTTGGTGTTGCCCATTTGCCTTTGACGAAAAATGGGACATCGCGAGACGTTCCATTATCATCAAAAGCACGGCAAATTCTGTGTGGCTTGGGTGAACGGCCACATCATGAGAATGGCTATATTTTTAGCTACACGTCGAGTGGGTTTAAAAGCGCATGGCGTGTGGCTTTGAAGGTTCTGGCTATCGACGATCTACATTTTCACGATCTCAGACATGAGGCAATCAGCCGATTCTTTGAACTGGGAACGTTAAATGTTATGGAAGTGGCTGCGATATCAGGTCATAAATCAATGAATATGTTGAAACGCTATACCCACCTTCGTGCAACACACCTCGTGAGCAAACTGGATGCACATAAGAAACAGGCTAAAAAACTAGCATCCATCTTTGTTCCTTACCCAGCGGATATTGATGTCGATGATACAACGGTTACGCTGAAATTCTCTGATCTTGATAACCTGTCTGTGACGGCTTCAACGCATGATGATGCCCTGAAAATTGCCTCTGTGGAATTACTTCGATTTCAGGCTATAGCAGCGAAAAACGGTAAGAGACTTCCGCCACCCGGCGCTATCCCAGTCAATTCGATTGATCGGGTTCTTATCAGCCCACTGTAG
- a CDS encoding HsdM family class I SAM-dependent methyltransferase, with amino-acid sequence MANERVTEGLVRDTLRELGYYKADNGISIEEQKSEISRVKTLLSKASKNAKGNTGYPEFIISNLKDTAFLIVFECKHDVRKHESQARNKPVEFAVDGVLHYAKHLAKDYTVVAVAVSGETRSSMKISSFLVPAGTTETKILANESGTSVTELLPFDDYYRLASFDPDVAKKRHSDLLAFSRELHELIWAKAKVSEEEKPLLVSGTLIALMNATFMRTFDSLPAGELQDAWLGAIKKELDKAEIPQAKKDTMLQPYTSIAVHPNLGRPDSRTAKEYPGGVFKEIIRRICENVWPYINIYHDFDVVGQFYGEFLKYTAGDKKALGIVLTPGHIAELFSLLANVGPESRVLDICAGTGGFLISAMQHMLKKAVTEAQRQDIRRNRLIGIENSPKMFALAASNMILRGDGKANLHQASCFDDVIIRSVKCMKPNVGMLNPPYAQSKSDAELHELYFVKQMLNCLQPGSIGIAIVPMSCAISLNPVREELLKHHTLDAVMSMPPELFNSVGVVTCIMVWIAGQPHESSNRKTWFGYWRDDGFVKTKHKGRIDINHRWSEIRDRWVAMYRNREIHPGESVMQSVTYSDEWCAEAYIETDYSVLTKELFEKEVKKYVLYNLMLEAHAVTQEDGVDDED; translated from the coding sequence ATGGCAAATGAGCGAGTAACTGAAGGATTGGTTCGAGATACGTTAAGGGAGCTTGGTTACTATAAAGCAGACAACGGGATCAGCATTGAAGAGCAAAAATCTGAAATATCCAGAGTTAAAACGTTGCTATCTAAGGCAAGTAAGAATGCTAAAGGGAATACTGGGTATCCTGAATTTATTATTTCTAACTTGAAAGATACTGCATTTCTGATTGTTTTTGAGTGTAAACATGATGTGAGAAAGCACGAAAGCCAGGCCAGAAATAAACCTGTTGAATTTGCTGTTGATGGTGTTTTGCACTACGCCAAACATCTGGCAAAGGACTATACCGTTGTTGCTGTTGCAGTCAGTGGCGAAACACGTAGTTCAATGAAAATATCCAGTTTCTTGGTTCCAGCAGGAACAACAGAAACGAAAATTCTTGCCAATGAGTCAGGCACCTCAGTGACGGAGCTCCTCCCGTTTGATGATTATTACCGACTGGCTTCTTTTGATCCTGATGTAGCGAAAAAACGACATTCCGATTTGCTCGCGTTCTCTCGGGAGCTTCACGAACTCATCTGGGCGAAAGCAAAAGTATCGGAAGAAGAGAAACCCCTGTTGGTAAGTGGCACACTTATCGCACTGATGAATGCTACGTTCATGAGGACATTTGATAGCCTGCCAGCAGGGGAGTTACAAGATGCCTGGCTAGGGGCGATTAAAAAGGAATTGGATAAGGCGGAGATACCTCAGGCAAAAAAAGACACAATGTTGCAGCCGTACACTTCTATCGCCGTACATCCCAATCTGGGACGCCCTGATAGCAGAACGGCAAAAGAGTATCCAGGTGGAGTGTTTAAAGAGATTATTCGGCGGATTTGTGAAAATGTATGGCCGTATATCAACATCTATCATGATTTCGATGTTGTTGGCCAGTTTTATGGCGAGTTCTTAAAGTACACTGCCGGTGATAAAAAAGCGCTGGGTATTGTACTTACACCTGGGCATATCGCAGAGTTATTCTCTTTGCTCGCGAATGTCGGGCCCGAGTCACGGGTCCTGGATATATGCGCTGGCACGGGCGGTTTTTTAATTTCTGCCATGCAACACATGCTGAAAAAGGCGGTGACAGAAGCTCAACGCCAGGATATTCGTCGTAATAGGCTGATAGGAATAGAAAATAGCCCAAAAATGTTTGCGCTGGCTGCTTCCAATATGATCCTCCGTGGTGATGGCAAAGCCAACCTGCATCAAGCCAGTTGTTTTGATGATGTCATTATTCGCTCTGTAAAATGCATGAAGCCTAATGTCGGAATGCTAAACCCTCCTTATGCACAATCAAAAAGTGATGCGGAACTGCATGAACTGTATTTTGTGAAGCAGATGCTGAATTGCCTTCAACCTGGTTCTATCGGTATTGCTATTGTTCCGATGTCCTGTGCGATTTCTCTTAATCCGGTGAGGGAGGAGTTACTTAAACATCATACACTTGATGCTGTGATGTCGATGCCGCCAGAGTTGTTTAATTCAGTGGGTGTTGTTACTTGTATTATGGTATGGATTGCAGGTCAGCCTCATGAATCTTCAAACCGGAAAACCTGGTTTGGCTATTGGCGAGACGATGGTTTTGTCAAAACCAAACATAAAGGGCGCATAGATATTAATCATCGCTGGTCTGAAATTCGTGACCGCTGGGTTGCGATGTATCGTAATCGTGAAATACACCCCGGTGAAAGTGTGATGCAGTCTGTCACTTATTCGGATGAATGGTGCGCTGAAGCATATATTGAGACAGATTACTCGGTGTTAACAAAAGAACTGTTTGAGAAAGAAGTTAAAAAATATGTTTTATATAATCTGATGCTGGAAGCGCATGCGGTGACTCAGGAAGATGGAGTGGATGATGAAGATTGA
- a CDS encoding restriction endonuclease subunit S, whose product MMKIEELFEIRNGIVSSGLKIYTYPAPGTIPYLRPSSTQQRTISGWVSESLVGEKNIYPEETLFVSTNGEGSHSYSYVSGFKFSCNSDVAVLLPKKNMTLNEKIYYSRCITMNRYKFSYGRKPKGDRLKQIILPDIIPDWVGNVMLANKNDVCSPANRILTEDIDAEHFGVFVLGELFDIRKGKRLTKANMIMGRIPYVGASDANNGVTAKIGQDPIHDGGTISVSYNGSVAEAFYQPEPYWATDDVNVLYPKDFNLTPAIAIFICTIIRMEKYRFSYGRKWHMDRMRESTIKLPVTVMGTPDWTYMETLINSLPYSSQL is encoded by the coding sequence ATGATGAAGATTGAGGAACTGTTTGAAATTCGCAACGGTATTGTCAGTTCTGGATTGAAAATCTACACCTATCCTGCACCAGGAACCATACCTTATCTAAGACCATCAAGTACTCAGCAACGGACTATTTCTGGGTGGGTGAGTGAATCCCTTGTTGGAGAAAAAAACATTTACCCGGAAGAAACGTTATTTGTTTCAACCAATGGGGAAGGTAGCCACAGTTATTCTTATGTGTCTGGTTTTAAATTTTCTTGCAACAGTGATGTCGCTGTTTTACTTCCTAAAAAAAACATGACCTTGAATGAGAAAATTTATTATTCCAGGTGTATTACAATGAATCGCTATAAATTCTCTTATGGACGTAAACCAAAAGGGGACCGGTTAAAGCAGATAATACTTCCCGATATTATTCCTGATTGGGTTGGTAATGTGATGTTAGCTAATAAAAATGATGTCTGCTCTCCCGCTAATAGAATATTAACGGAGGATATAGATGCTGAACATTTTGGGGTGTTTGTTCTCGGTGAACTATTTGATATTAGAAAAGGAAAGCGCCTGACCAAAGCGAATATGATAATGGGACGCATACCTTATGTTGGTGCGTCTGATGCAAATAATGGAGTGACAGCCAAAATAGGGCAGGATCCTATTCATGATGGAGGGACGATTAGCGTTAGCTATAATGGCTCAGTGGCCGAAGCATTTTATCAGCCAGAGCCTTATTGGGCTACGGATGATGTTAATGTTCTTTATCCTAAAGATTTTAATTTAACACCAGCAATTGCGATTTTTATTTGCACTATCATCCGCATGGAAAAATACCGATTTAGCTATGGCAGAAAATGGCATATGGACCGAATGCGAGAATCGACGATTAAATTGCCGGTTACAGTAATGGGTACACCTGATTGGACATATATGGAGACGTTGATTAATTCACTACCTTACAGCTCACAGCTATAA
- a CDS encoding recombinase family protein, which yields MLIGYVRVSTNDQNTDLQREALERLGCEQIFEEKIGGTTEKKPKLNSALKALQEGDTLAVWKLDRLGRSMRQLVKLMDTLQQRGIHFRSVTDSIDTATPMGRFVFHIMGAMAEMERELIVERTRAGLAAARAKGRIGGRRPKLTPEQWAQAGHLLANGVPRQQVALIYDVAVDTLYRKFPVGRKLRAKT from the coding sequence GTGTTAATAGGCTATGTCAGGGTATCAACAAATGACCAAAACACCGATTTACAACGCGAAGCGTTGGAACGGCTAGGATGTGAACAGATATTTGAAGAGAAAATCGGTGGGACTACAGAGAAAAAACCGAAACTCAATAGTGCTCTGAAGGCATTACAGGAAGGGGATACGCTCGCGGTGTGGAAACTGGATCGATTGGGACGAAGCATGAGACAGCTTGTCAAATTAATGGACACGTTGCAACAACGCGGGATTCATTTTCGTAGCGTAACCGACTCCATAGATACCGCCACGCCAATGGGAAGGTTTGTTTTTCACATTATGGGGGCGATGGCTGAAATGGAACGAGAACTTATTGTCGAACGAACCCGAGCAGGTTTAGCTGCCGCCAGAGCTAAAGGGCGCATCGGTGGCCGCCGACCTAAGCTAACGCCTGAGCAATGGGCGCAAGCCGGACATCTTCTGGCTAATGGCGTCCCGCGCCAGCAGGTGGCACTGATTTATGACGTAGCAGTAGATACCTTATATCGAAAATTCCCCGTCGGCAGAAAACTGAGGGCCAAGACATAA